One genomic segment of Occultella kanbiaonis includes these proteins:
- a CDS encoding ABC transporter permease produces the protein MAFISLWVVAVLVLVAIFAPFIAPYGPQETDYGHQLAPIGSPGHLLGTDTLGRDILSRLVFGFRTALLVAFAAEVISVAVALVVGLLAGYRGGRADGILMAATDIMYAFPTYLFAVLLVTVFGRSFWSVMAAIAVAGWVTQARLIRAQVMTLKRRDYVEAARSMDAQGPTIALRYILPNALGPLLVTTSFAVPAAITTEAGLSLLGLGISDMPSWGAMINEGVRYASSAPHMIISPAIAFAVTLLAFTWIGDGIRDAFDITSEARR, from the coding sequence ATGGCGTTCATCAGCCTTTGGGTCGTGGCGGTCCTGGTCCTGGTCGCCATCTTCGCGCCGTTCATCGCGCCGTACGGCCCGCAGGAGACGGACTACGGCCACCAGCTCGCGCCGATCGGTTCACCCGGTCACCTGCTGGGCACCGACACCCTCGGCCGGGACATCCTGTCGCGGCTGGTCTTCGGCTTCCGAACCGCGTTGCTGGTGGCCTTCGCGGCCGAGGTGATCTCGGTGGCGGTCGCGCTCGTGGTGGGTCTGCTCGCCGGCTACCGGGGTGGCCGGGCGGACGGGATCCTGATGGCGGCCACCGACATCATGTACGCGTTCCCCACGTATCTCTTCGCGGTGCTGTTGGTCACCGTGTTCGGCCGGAGCTTCTGGTCGGTGATGGCGGCGATCGCCGTGGCCGGCTGGGTCACCCAGGCCAGGCTGATCCGGGCCCAGGTGATGACGCTCAAACGACGGGACTACGTCGAGGCCGCCCGCAGCATGGATGCCCAGGGGCCTACCATCGCGCTGCGCTACATCCTTCCGAACGCCCTCGGGCCGCTGCTGGTGACCACGAGCTTCGCGGTGCCGGCGGCCATCACCACGGAGGCCGGCCTGTCCCTGCTCGGCCTCGGCATCTCGGACATGCCGTCATGGGGGGCCATGATCAACGAAGGGGTCAGGTACGCGAGTTCCGCGCCGCACATGATCATCTCGCCGGCCATCGCGTTCGCGGTGACGCTGCTCGCCTTCACCTGGATCGGCGACGGCATCCGGGATGCGTTCGACATCACTTCGGAGGCCCGCCGGTGA
- a CDS encoding ABC transporter permease, translated as MVLSLVVVSALAFTLLQLAPGSFADIQRANSGSTGMAGAGAQEVAGEFATRYGAEVPAWQQYLVFMKGALTWDLGPSYKYPAQSVESIIAQGFPVSAALALLATTLALAIAIPIGVFAALKQRTLWDSGSMFVLTLGHALPNYLTAVFLVLVFAGAWHVLPAAGWNGPENLVLPVVALAIGPLAVLARYVRSSMLDTLGEEYVTAAIAKGGRPGVVIRKHVLRNSLIPLVTVTGPMLAALMTGTVFIETMFRIPGLGLSFTQAASSRDMPLLMGTTLFFAIILMATNLVVDLLYGLLDPRVRAESGRKLRGPRISRRDIPGADPDQGSRSGVPSLG; from the coding sequence ATGGTCCTGTCCCTAGTCGTGGTCTCCGCGCTCGCGTTCACACTGCTGCAGCTGGCACCGGGAAGTTTCGCGGACATCCAGCGCGCCAACTCCGGCTCGACCGGGATGGCGGGGGCCGGGGCCCAGGAGGTCGCCGGTGAGTTCGCCACCCGCTATGGGGCCGAGGTCCCGGCGTGGCAGCAGTACCTCGTGTTCATGAAGGGTGCGCTGACCTGGGATCTCGGTCCCTCGTACAAGTACCCAGCGCAGTCGGTGGAGAGCATCATCGCGCAGGGCTTCCCGGTCTCGGCGGCGCTCGCGCTACTCGCGACGACGCTCGCCCTGGCGATCGCGATCCCGATCGGTGTGTTCGCCGCCCTCAAGCAGCGCACCCTCTGGGACTCCGGTTCCATGTTCGTACTCACCCTGGGGCACGCACTGCCGAACTACCTGACCGCGGTGTTCCTGGTGCTCGTGTTCGCCGGGGCGTGGCACGTGCTGCCCGCGGCAGGCTGGAACGGCCCGGAGAACCTGGTCCTGCCGGTGGTGGCACTCGCCATCGGCCCGCTCGCGGTCCTGGCCCGCTACGTGCGCTCCTCCATGCTCGACACGTTGGGGGAGGAGTATGTGACCGCCGCGATCGCGAAGGGCGGCCGGCCGGGTGTGGTCATCCGCAAGCACGTGCTGCGCAACTCGCTCATCCCGCTGGTGACGGTGACCGGCCCGATGCTGGCCGCGCTGATGACCGGCACCGTGTTCATCGAGACGATGTTCCGGATCCCCGGCCTCGGGTTGTCCTTCACGCAGGCCGCATCGAGCCGGGACATGCCGCTGCTGATGGGCACCACGCTCTTCTTCGCCATCATCCTCATGGCCACGAACCTGGTCGTCGACCTCCTCTATGGCCTCCTCGACCCGCGCGTCCGCGCAGAAAGTGGGCGAAAGCTACGTGGCCCTCGCATCAGCAGAAGAGACATCCCCGGCGCAGACCCGGATCAGGGCAGCAGGTCCGGGGTCCCGAGCCTGGGCTAG
- a CDS encoding DegT/DnrJ/EryC1/StrS family aminotransferase: MTVATPSLAINGGPAELEGLPALPSWPRFGPEEERGLLEVLHSGAWGSTHGDVVATFEREFARSQQAEHAIALGNGTLALVAALRAAGVGVGDEVIVPPYTFIATAAAALFVGAVPVFADVDADSHLLDPAAVESVVTERTKAVIPVHLAGNVADMTAFAELGRRLGLTIIEDAAQAAGAQWEGRGVGTIGDLGTFSFQSSKNLSAGEGGIVTTNDKDLAGAVYSLVNVGRVPGGGWYQHDAVGYNLRLTEFQGAILRAQLARLPEQQQLRERNALALAEQLAGVEGVVVAPTDERVTAHGRHLFLFRVPGLGAQGLRDAAAAALAAEGIPAATGYVPLHRNDALLRESGALASKLGQPVPEADCPNADLVSSDTLWLTQSVLLGSEEQIGAVGRAIAKVVGRADDLR; this comes from the coding sequence ATGACCGTTGCCACACCGTCCCTCGCCATCAACGGCGGCCCGGCCGAACTGGAGGGGCTGCCCGCCCTTCCGAGCTGGCCCCGGTTCGGCCCCGAGGAGGAGCGCGGACTGCTCGAGGTGCTCCACTCGGGCGCCTGGGGCAGTACCCACGGCGACGTGGTCGCGACGTTCGAGCGGGAGTTCGCCCGGAGCCAGCAGGCCGAGCACGCGATCGCGCTCGGCAACGGCACCCTCGCACTGGTCGCGGCCCTGCGGGCGGCGGGGGTCGGCGTCGGGGACGAGGTGATCGTGCCGCCCTACACGTTCATCGCCACCGCCGCGGCGGCGCTGTTCGTCGGGGCCGTCCCGGTGTTCGCCGACGTGGACGCGGACAGCCATCTGCTCGACCCGGCCGCGGTCGAGTCCGTCGTCACCGAGCGCACGAAGGCCGTCATCCCGGTGCACCTCGCCGGCAACGTGGCGGACATGACTGCCTTCGCCGAGCTCGGCCGCCGGCTCGGCCTGACCATCATCGAGGATGCCGCGCAGGCCGCCGGCGCGCAGTGGGAGGGTCGCGGCGTCGGCACGATCGGCGACCTCGGCACGTTCAGCTTCCAGTCCTCCAAGAACCTGAGCGCGGGTGAGGGAGGCATCGTCACGACCAACGACAAGGACCTCGCCGGCGCCGTGTACTCCCTGGTGAACGTGGGCCGAGTGCCCGGCGGCGGCTGGTACCAGCACGACGCCGTGGGGTACAACCTGCGGCTCACCGAGTTCCAGGGTGCGATCCTGCGCGCCCAACTGGCCCGGCTGCCGGAGCAGCAGCAGCTCCGCGAACGCAACGCCCTGGCACTCGCCGAGCAGCTCGCCGGCGTGGAGGGCGTGGTCGTTGCGCCGACCGACGAACGGGTCACGGCGCACGGGCGGCACCTGTTCCTGTTCCGGGTTCCCGGGCTCGGCGCGCAGGGGCTGCGCGATGCGGCGGCCGCGGCGCTCGCGGCCGAGGGCATCCCGGCCGCCACCGGGTACGTCCCCCTGCACCGCAACGATGCCCTGTTGCGCGAGTCCGGTGCCCTGGCGTCGAAGCTGGGCCAGCCGGTACCTGAGGCGGACTGCCCGAACGCAGACCTCGTCAGCAGCGACACGCTCTGGCTGACCCAGTCGGTGCTGCTCGGGTCCGAGGAGCAGATCGGCGCCGTCGGGCGCGCGATCGCCAAGGTGGTCGGCCGCGCGGACGACCTGCGTTAG
- a CDS encoding LmeA family phospholipid-binding protein — MSRGWKILLGTLVLLVVLLGAAFGVDRYLVAQTEAQLEEEITTSVPELSGDIDVEIGGFLFLPQVLAGRLEDVRFTAASATYQDLTFQDVDVRLLGVSTGEPRTVDDVDLRMTLPVETLQAALASSEDVPEGVGIDVVDGELVATANLLGLPITVGLEPVANGNSISVTPTSFSIAGATVSAEDVPGNLIGDLGGLDVPIDQLPEGVELTEVVVLDGGVQVSITGTDLALDELSVG; from the coding sequence ATGTCCCGCGGATGGAAGATCCTGCTCGGCACCCTGGTGCTGCTGGTCGTGCTGCTCGGCGCCGCGTTCGGCGTCGACCGGTACCTGGTGGCGCAGACCGAGGCGCAGCTCGAGGAGGAGATCACCACATCGGTGCCGGAGCTCTCCGGTGACATCGACGTGGAGATCGGCGGCTTCCTGTTCCTGCCGCAGGTCCTCGCCGGTCGGCTCGAGGATGTGCGGTTCACCGCCGCCTCGGCCACCTATCAGGACCTGACATTCCAGGACGTGGACGTGCGACTGCTCGGCGTGAGCACGGGCGAGCCGCGCACCGTGGACGACGTGGACCTGCGGATGACCCTGCCCGTCGAGACGTTGCAGGCGGCGCTGGCCTCCTCCGAGGACGTGCCCGAAGGAGTCGGGATCGATGTGGTCGACGGCGAGCTCGTCGCCACGGCGAACCTGCTCGGGCTCCCGATCACGGTCGGCCTTGAGCCGGTCGCGAACGGGAACTCGATCAGCGTCACGCCCACGAGCTTCAGCATCGCCGGCGCGACCGTGTCCGCCGAGGACGTCCCGGGGAACCTGATCGGCGACCTCGGCGGCCTGGACGTGCCCATCGACCAGCTGCCCGAGGGCGTCGAGCTCACCGAGGTCGTCGTGCTCGACGGCGGTGTCCAGGTCTCGATCACCGGCACCGATCTGGCCCTGGACGAGCTTTCCGTCGGCTGA
- a CDS encoding DUF6463 family protein, with translation MRTQRLTVFAGWAMVAIAVLHTIALAVHPYWAEWFAGGLRGAGPDPLSLATFWALPGGFVPVLALLGLLTVRLGRRGERLPGYVGWVLLVWVVTAVALIGPSGFILGTVPAAALIVSSALGRRDRVPEPGDRVSALR, from the coding sequence ATGAGAACTCAACGCCTCACCGTTTTCGCCGGCTGGGCCATGGTCGCGATCGCGGTGCTCCACACCATCGCCCTCGCCGTGCATCCCTACTGGGCCGAGTGGTTCGCCGGCGGCCTGCGCGGGGCTGGCCCCGACCCCCTCTCGCTGGCCACGTTCTGGGCGCTACCGGGTGGCTTCGTGCCGGTGCTGGCCCTGCTCGGCCTGCTCACCGTCCGGCTGGGACGGCGCGGCGAGCGACTGCCCGGCTACGTCGGCTGGGTCCTGCTGGTCTGGGTCGTGACCGCCGTCGCCCTGATCGGTCCGAGCGGCTTCATCCTCGGGACCGTCCCGGCAGCGGCGCTGATCGTCTCCTCCGCGCTCGGGCGCCGCGACCGCGTCCCGGAGCCCGGTGACCGGGTGTCGGCGCTGCGATAA
- a CDS encoding rRNA adenine N(6)-methyltransferase family protein, protein MPGNGQRRWGWHRLRRTWAERILDGISVRDTDLVLDLGSGTGALTVPMAARGARVIAVELHAGRASRLRDAVAGHDQVTVVQGDMLEVPLPHRPFRVVANPPYAAAAALVRRLTGRDSALRRADLVVPRWMANRYASAPPSGFTAEVGAHVPARAFDPPPRDDSAVLVLRRRRAPQRRRRSRRR, encoded by the coding sequence GTGCCCGGGAACGGGCAACGACGATGGGGCTGGCATCGACTGCGCCGGACCTGGGCTGAGCGGATCCTCGACGGCATCTCCGTCCGCGACACCGACCTCGTCCTCGACCTCGGGTCGGGCACCGGTGCGCTGACCGTGCCGATGGCGGCCCGTGGGGCCCGGGTGATCGCCGTGGAACTGCATGCCGGCCGCGCGAGCCGGCTCCGCGACGCCGTCGCCGGTCATGACCAGGTGACCGTGGTGCAGGGTGACATGCTCGAGGTGCCGTTGCCGCACCGTCCGTTCCGCGTGGTGGCCAACCCGCCGTACGCGGCCGCCGCGGCGCTGGTGCGGCGGCTGACCGGGCGCGACTCGGCGCTTCGGCGGGCGGACCTGGTGGTGCCCAGGTGGATGGCGAACAGGTACGCGTCCGCGCCGCCGAGCGGGTTCACCGCCGAGGTCGGCGCCCACGTGCCGGCCCGGGCGTTCGATCCGCCGCCGCGGGACGACAGTGCCGTCCTGGTACTGCGCCGGCGCCGGGCACCGCAGCGGCGCCGTCGATCCCGGCGTCGATGA
- a CDS encoding dienelactone hydrolase family protein: MSDVLTVTTDSGDLPVHRWLPPSGTGPGLLLLQEIFGVSDYIRGRAADLARAGYVVYAPQLYWRLDAGELDEKDPDLLGRGMALAQQLPWADALADARASLTALRAAPEVSGGVGVIGFCYGGGLAFNVAALEPVDALVSYYGSALPNLLDLAQAVGTPSLHHFGTADAYIPLDVVEKIRAAVTADNDRAEFELHDGAGHAFDNPNPAFHHAGASAAAWPHTLAFLGEHLGAAQG, encoded by the coding sequence ATGAGTGACGTCCTCACGGTGACCACGGACTCGGGCGACCTTCCGGTGCACAGGTGGCTGCCGCCGTCGGGCACCGGCCCCGGCCTGCTCCTGCTGCAGGAGATCTTCGGTGTCAGCGACTACATCCGCGGCCGCGCTGCGGACCTGGCGCGGGCCGGCTACGTCGTGTACGCGCCCCAGCTGTACTGGCGTCTGGACGCGGGAGAGCTGGACGAGAAGGACCCGGACCTGCTCGGCAGGGGCATGGCGCTCGCCCAGCAGCTGCCCTGGGCGGACGCCCTCGCCGACGCCCGCGCGAGCCTGACGGCGTTGCGCGCCGCCCCCGAGGTGAGCGGCGGCGTCGGCGTGATCGGGTTCTGCTACGGCGGCGGGCTCGCGTTCAACGTGGCCGCGCTCGAGCCCGTCGACGCGCTCGTCTCCTACTACGGCTCCGCGCTGCCGAACCTGCTCGACCTGGCGCAGGCGGTCGGCACCCCGAGCCTGCACCACTTCGGGACCGCGGACGCCTACATCCCGCTCGACGTGGTCGAGAAGATCCGTGCCGCGGTCACCGCCGACAACGACCGCGCCGAGTTCGAGCTGCACGACGGCGCCGGGCACGCGTTCGACAACCCGAACCCGGCCTTCCACCACGCCGGGGCCTCCGCCGCCGCGTGGCCGCACACCCTCGCGTTCCTGGGCGAACACCTCGGCGCCGCCCAAGGTTGA
- a CDS encoding dipeptide ABC transporter ATP-binding protein: MNRSTPPVTIDPQAPLLEVSGLRTGFRRADGGQFVAVDGVTFRLEQGRALAIVGESGSGKSVTIRSLLRLLPRTASILGGEARLAGIDLIGASDRTLRRVRGREVGMVFQNAMEALNPTIPVGRQLAEALTWHGLCTRGEARARAITTLGDVGIPEPERRARMYPFQLSGGMRQRAMIAMAIIAEPRLVVADEPTTALDVTVQAQVLDLLAEIKDRGTGLIMVTHDLGVARRFCDEVLVMNQGTVVESGPIEVVLDSPREPYTRMLLEATLEVGDVRAGPPEEAPTTVREPLLVAEHLDKTFRSRGGQTHAVRDVSLAIRPGRTLGLVGESGSGKSTVARLVMGLHEPDSGRVLLDGQDVHGEESRLQRRRMQMVFQNPYGSLLPHYTAGANVTESLRLQEIGTPGERTERAAELLRLVGLSPDDARRYPQQFSGGQQQRIAIARALAPEPDVLVCDEPTSALDVSIQAQILDLLAEIQERLGVAYLLISHNLAVVERMSDEVAVMKDGAIVERGERRAIFGDPQHPYTHRLLDAILPVRGSRVPGAAIA; the protein is encoded by the coding sequence GTGAACCGCTCCACCCCGCCCGTCACGATCGACCCCCAGGCTCCCCTGCTCGAGGTGAGCGGGCTGCGCACCGGCTTCCGCCGCGCCGACGGCGGCCAGTTCGTCGCCGTCGACGGCGTCACCTTCCGGCTCGAGCAGGGCCGGGCGTTGGCCATCGTCGGCGAGTCCGGCAGCGGCAAGAGCGTGACCATCAGATCCCTGCTGCGGCTCCTGCCGCGCACCGCCAGTATCCTCGGCGGCGAGGCCAGGCTGGCCGGCATCGACCTCATCGGCGCCTCGGACCGGACTCTGCGAAGAGTGCGTGGCCGTGAGGTCGGGATGGTGTTCCAGAACGCGATGGAGGCGCTCAACCCGACCATCCCGGTGGGCCGGCAGCTGGCCGAGGCGCTGACCTGGCACGGCCTGTGCACCCGCGGCGAGGCGCGCGCGCGAGCCATCACCACGCTCGGTGACGTGGGCATCCCGGAGCCCGAGCGGCGCGCCCGGATGTATCCGTTCCAGCTCTCCGGCGGCATGCGCCAGCGCGCCATGATCGCCATGGCGATCATCGCCGAGCCCCGGCTCGTGGTTGCCGACGAGCCGACGACGGCGCTCGACGTGACGGTGCAGGCGCAGGTCCTGGACCTGCTCGCCGAGATCAAGGACCGGGGTACCGGGCTGATCATGGTCACCCACGATCTGGGCGTCGCCCGGCGCTTCTGCGACGAAGTCCTGGTGATGAACCAGGGCACAGTCGTCGAGTCGGGTCCGATCGAGGTGGTGCTCGACTCCCCGCGCGAGCCCTACACCCGGATGCTGCTCGAGGCCACGCTCGAGGTCGGCGACGTGCGGGCCGGACCGCCGGAGGAGGCGCCCACGACGGTGCGCGAGCCGCTCCTGGTCGCGGAGCACCTCGACAAGACGTTCCGCTCGCGCGGCGGGCAGACCCACGCCGTCCGGGACGTGAGCCTGGCCATCCGGCCGGGCCGGACCCTCGGTCTCGTGGGCGAGAGCGGCAGCGGGAAGTCGACGGTGGCCCGGCTCGTGATGGGCCTGCACGAACCGGACTCCGGCCGGGTCCTGCTGGACGGGCAGGACGTGCACGGCGAGGAGTCACGGCTGCAGCGCCGACGGATGCAGATGGTGTTCCAGAACCCGTACGGGTCGTTGCTGCCGCACTACACGGCGGGAGCGAACGTCACCGAGTCGCTTCGGCTGCAGGAGATCGGCACCCCGGGCGAGCGAACGGAGCGGGCCGCCGAGCTGTTGCGCCTGGTCGGCCTCTCCCCGGATGACGCGCGCCGCTATCCGCAGCAGTTCAGCGGCGGACAGCAGCAGCGCATCGCCATCGCCCGGGCACTCGCCCCGGAGCCCGACGTGCTCGTCTGTGACGAGCCGACCTCGGCGCTCGACGTCTCGATCCAGGCGCAGATCCTCGACCTGCTGGCCGAGATCCAGGAGCGCCTCGGGGTCGCCTATCTGCTGATCTCCCACAACCTCGCGGTCGTCGAGCGCATGTCGGACGAGGTGGCGGTGATGAAGGACGGTGCCATCGTCGAGCGCGGGGAGCGGCGGGCCATCTTCGGTGACCCGCAGCACCCCTACACTCATCGGCTACTGGACGCGATCCTTCCCGTGCGTGGCTCGAGGGTGCCCGGGGCCGCGATCGCGTGA
- a CDS encoding DegT/DnrJ/EryC1/StrS family aminotransferase, with amino-acid sequence MSDVLALDGGAPVRTAPFPSVQSAEGRTLGAAEEDAVLAVLRSGRLNSTVGEVTRGLETDFAAYYGVPHAIASSSGTAAIHLAVAAVDPEPGDEIITTGLSDAGTVLPILAQNAVPVFADVDPATGNLDVASVAARITPRTRAIIAVHLFGQPAPVVELRALADAHGIVLIEDCAQAYLTRTGTGGALAGTVGHLGCFSLQQSKHITAGDGGLTISSDAALARRARLFADKAWPRDTDERTHLFLGLNYRMTELQAAIARVQLTRLAGVVEARRSTAATLTEIVDGLDGLSAAPPDGNSYWQYPVFLDTVRAGADAHWYARALQAEGIPASGGYIQRPLYRTPVLAERRTYGTSGFPLAGPPADVAQEYRPGLCPVTEELIDARLLVIAWNERYGPGDVADIVTALTKVHAHAIAAPGTLEPRTGRIASSSR; translated from the coding sequence ATGTCTGACGTCCTTGCGCTCGACGGCGGCGCCCCCGTGCGCACCGCACCCTTCCCGTCCGTGCAGTCCGCCGAGGGCCGCACCCTCGGCGCCGCGGAGGAGGACGCGGTCCTCGCGGTGCTTCGCAGCGGCCGGCTGAACTCGACGGTCGGCGAGGTGACCAGGGGGCTGGAGACCGACTTCGCGGCCTATTACGGCGTGCCGCACGCGATCGCCTCCTCCTCCGGAACCGCGGCGATCCACCTCGCCGTGGCGGCCGTGGACCCCGAGCCGGGCGACGAGATCATCACCACCGGACTCAGCGACGCCGGCACCGTACTGCCGATCCTTGCCCAGAACGCGGTCCCCGTGTTCGCCGACGTCGACCCTGCCACCGGCAATCTCGACGTGGCCTCGGTGGCCGCCAGGATCACACCCCGAACCCGCGCGATCATCGCCGTGCACCTGTTCGGCCAACCCGCTCCCGTGGTCGAGCTGCGCGCGCTGGCCGATGCACACGGCATCGTGCTGATCGAGGACTGCGCACAGGCGTACCTCACCCGGACCGGCACCGGCGGCGCACTCGCCGGCACCGTCGGCCACCTCGGCTGCTTCAGCCTGCAGCAGTCGAAACACATCACCGCCGGCGACGGTGGCCTGACCATCTCCTCCGACGCGGCGCTCGCCCGCCGGGCCAGGCTGTTCGCAGACAAGGCCTGGCCACGGGACACCGACGAGCGCACCCACCTGTTCCTCGGCCTGAACTACCGGATGACCGAGCTGCAGGCCGCCATCGCCAGGGTGCAGCTGACCCGGCTCGCCGGGGTCGTCGAGGCCCGCCGGAGCACCGCGGCGACGCTCACGGAGATCGTCGACGGGCTGGACGGCCTGAGCGCGGCACCGCCGGACGGGAACAGCTACTGGCAGTACCCGGTGTTCCTGGACACCGTCCGCGCCGGCGCCGATGCGCACTGGTACGCGCGCGCACTCCAGGCCGAGGGCATCCCCGCCTCCGGCGGGTACATCCAGCGCCCGCTCTACCGCACCCCGGTGCTGGCCGAGCGGCGCACCTACGGGACCTCGGGCTTTCCGCTCGCAGGCCCCCCGGCAGACGTGGCCCAGGAGTACCGCCCCGGCCTGTGCCCGGTGACCGAGGAGCTGATCGACGCCCGCCTGCTGGTGATCGCCTGGAACGAGCGGTACGGCCCCGGCGACGTCGCCGACATCGTGACCGCGCTGACCAAGGTCCACGCTCACGCGATCGCGGCCCCGGGCACCCTCGAGCCACGCACGGGAAGGATCGCGTCCAGTAGCCGATGA
- a CDS encoding peptide ABC transporter substrate-binding protein: MRARPLTSRPIGTVAAAAVVALSLAGCSLFGDSGDDTGGADGDAATGGSITVAATNFAHIDPQSITFGMWLVQMGLLEGLVLQTPDGTDVRPGVADEWDVSEDGTTYTFHLRDGIVWSNGEPLTADDFEWTYERLLDPERGASGVTTGASSYQVPLGILNAEDYNTGVITDFDQVGVEAVDEQTLEFTLDAPNPGFLMGLTYPSMLPLNPEAVEGEADWQQPENWVGNGPYNLAAWTANSSMRFERNPEYWDAENVALDEINVQLVEQGAITTTVPYENGEVDIQAIGEPAEISRFLADPVLSEQMHVLENAGTAYMIPLHSTNPVMEDPRVRTALSLGLGRQEIAGISEMTEPASTLLSPIVPGWSEDIAAHEQMWGEDAVAEAQELLADAGYPGGEGFPPLTLLAGSDFPQLDAIIDTWGTNLGIEVTKDVVEVGVYVDRRYAMHDENYVGLWYGSFSGISTWPYQVEQLWSPDMLRQAGLDAAGYQQFVDVQADETLTPGDRTAALEEILATSTTDEAQEFAELVAATRETVDEAEQQEIFAEAATVREDAELIIPVTWSHVVYVAQPRVQGLEIRAQADRYYFKDLWVDDSAQ, from the coding sequence ATGCGCGCCAGACCCCTGACCAGCCGCCCGATCGGTACGGTGGCCGCGGCTGCCGTAGTCGCGCTGTCCCTCGCGGGATGCTCGCTCTTCGGCGACTCCGGAGACGATACCGGCGGTGCGGACGGCGACGCGGCCACCGGAGGCAGCATCACCGTCGCGGCCACGAACTTCGCCCACATCGACCCGCAGAGCATCACGTTCGGCATGTGGCTCGTGCAGATGGGCCTGCTCGAGGGCCTCGTGCTGCAGACCCCGGACGGCACCGACGTCCGGCCCGGGGTCGCGGACGAGTGGGACGTGAGCGAGGACGGAACCACCTACACCTTCCACCTGCGGGATGGCATCGTCTGGTCCAACGGCGAACCCCTCACCGCCGACGACTTCGAGTGGACCTACGAGCGGCTGCTGGACCCGGAGCGCGGCGCGAGCGGCGTGACCACCGGGGCGTCCTCCTACCAGGTTCCCCTCGGCATCCTGAACGCCGAGGACTACAACACCGGCGTCATCACGGACTTCGATCAGGTGGGCGTCGAGGCGGTGGACGAGCAGACGCTCGAGTTCACCCTCGACGCACCCAACCCCGGCTTCCTGATGGGCCTGACCTATCCCTCGATGCTCCCGCTGAACCCGGAGGCCGTCGAGGGTGAGGCCGACTGGCAGCAGCCGGAGAACTGGGTCGGCAACGGGCCCTACAACCTGGCGGCCTGGACGGCGAACTCCAGCATGCGCTTCGAACGCAACCCGGAGTACTGGGACGCGGAGAACGTCGCACTCGACGAGATCAACGTGCAGCTCGTGGAGCAGGGTGCGATTACCACCACCGTGCCGTACGAGAACGGCGAGGTCGACATCCAGGCGATCGGCGAGCCGGCCGAGATCTCGCGCTTCCTCGCCGACCCGGTGCTGAGCGAGCAGATGCACGTGCTGGAGAACGCCGGCACCGCCTACATGATCCCGCTGCACAGCACGAACCCCGTGATGGAGGACCCGAGGGTGCGTACGGCGCTGAGCCTCGGCCTGGGACGTCAGGAGATCGCCGGCATCAGCGAGATGACCGAACCGGCCTCCACCCTGCTCTCGCCGATCGTGCCCGGCTGGAGCGAGGACATCGCCGCCCACGAGCAGATGTGGGGCGAGGACGCCGTCGCCGAGGCGCAGGAGCTCCTCGCGGATGCCGGGTATCCGGGTGGTGAGGGCTTCCCGCCGCTGACCCTGCTCGCCGGTTCGGACTTCCCGCAGCTGGACGCGATCATCGACACCTGGGGCACGAACCTCGGGATCGAGGTCACGAAGGACGTGGTCGAGGTGGGCGTCTACGTGGACCGCCGGTACGCAATGCATGACGAGAACTACGTGGGCCTCTGGTACGGCTCCTTCTCCGGGATCAGTACGTGGCCCTACCAGGTGGAACAGCTGTGGTCACCGGACATGCTCCGCCAGGCGGGGCTCGATGCGGCCGGGTACCAGCAGTTCGTGGATGTCCAGGCAGACGAGACCCTGACCCCGGGCGACCGCACGGCCGCACTGGAGGAGATCCTCGCCACCAGCACCACCGACGAGGCGCAGGAGTTCGCCGAACTGGTCGCGGCCACCCGTGAGACGGTCGACGAGGCGGAGCAGCAGGAGATCTTCGCCGAGGCGGCCACCGTCCGCGAGGATGCCGAGCTCATCATCCCGGTGACCTGGAGCCACGTGGTGTACGTGGCGCAGCCCCGGGTGCAGGGTCTGGAGATCCGCGCCCAGGCCGATCGCTACTACTTCAAGGACCTCTGGGTCGACGACTCGGCGCAGTGA